Proteins from one candidate division KSB1 bacterium genomic window:
- a CDS encoding glycoside hydrolase family 97 catalytic domain-containing protein — translation MKSYTLYSGLMFFLIICVSCLNASEWEASSPDDRLRLIVKKDADEYLYYCLTCQNSTILDWSKLSMGLEDRMIGRDLIISNVSIVAIQDEYRLVHGKQKSVRYKANEMVLSMQDQKKQQYNIMFRVYNDGLAFRYGFLGSQKQLTLNQDLTTFCVNKNSTGFLQPYQKPGKNTPSYEESFYHLKNLSQTSPTGVGWAFPALYSIEGDRHWMLVTEAGLDETQCAFHFKTGNKTGEYRFVFPEPDDGNNYGNAFPECDLCWYSPWRVFIVGDSLEDIVESTLITHVNPPAQKDDYSWVRPGRVSWSWWSTRPNSVNYNYYKKFIDLAADMNWEYSLIDAGWPELGENQIIDLVNYAKTRNVDIILWYNSGGPQSGSHHSPMHRLWQQSIRREEMQWLNKIGVKGIKVDFFVSDKQEIIKYYLDILKDAAEFQLMVNFHGCTLPRGWSRTYPNLMTMEAVNGAERYLFKPSYKDKSPEQNTILPFTRNVVGPMDFTPVTFSAESRKTTQAHELALSVIFQSGWQHFPDKPDVYQQSQWNDFLQKVSSDWDDVHYIDGYPGDFVCLARRHKDDWYFAAINSGSEKTIKMSLDFINPGEYKSTLYHDESEHSKTMQVSPIRIKTTDIPEIPVGENGGFVFVLKNSFKK, via the coding sequence ATGAAAAGTTATACGCTTTATAGCGGTTTGATGTTTTTTTTGATTATTTGCGTTTCTTGTTTGAACGCATCTGAATGGGAAGCGAGTTCTCCGGATGATCGATTGCGCTTGATTGTAAAGAAGGATGCTGATGAGTATCTATACTATTGTCTTACATGCCAAAACAGCACGATTCTGGACTGGTCAAAATTAAGTATGGGACTAGAAGATCGAATGATCGGTCGAGATCTGATTATAAGCAATGTGTCGATAGTCGCTATTCAGGATGAATATAGACTGGTTCATGGAAAGCAGAAATCTGTTCGCTATAAAGCGAATGAAATGGTTTTATCCATGCAGGATCAAAAAAAACAACAATATAATATCATGTTTAGAGTGTATAATGACGGATTGGCATTCAGATATGGTTTTTTAGGCAGCCAGAAACAACTCACCCTTAATCAGGATTTAACCACATTTTGCGTGAATAAAAACAGTACAGGATTTTTACAGCCCTATCAAAAACCGGGTAAAAATACACCTTCCTATGAAGAGAGTTTCTATCATCTCAAAAATTTAAGCCAAACCTCTCCGACAGGTGTGGGCTGGGCTTTTCCTGCTTTATATTCCATTGAGGGTGACAGACACTGGATGCTTGTTACCGAGGCAGGCCTTGACGAAACGCAATGTGCTTTTCATTTTAAAACCGGTAATAAAACAGGGGAATATCGTTTTGTATTTCCCGAACCTGATGATGGGAACAATTATGGTAATGCGTTTCCGGAATGTGATCTTTGCTGGTATTCACCGTGGCGCGTCTTTATTGTCGGCGATTCACTCGAGGATATTGTAGAATCTACGTTGATTACACATGTAAATCCGCCTGCACAGAAAGATGATTACAGCTGGGTACGTCCCGGCAGGGTGTCCTGGAGCTGGTGGTCCACCAGACCGAACTCGGTGAATTATAATTATTATAAAAAGTTTATTGATCTGGCGGCGGATATGAATTGGGAATATTCGCTCATTGATGCCGGTTGGCCCGAGTTGGGTGAAAATCAAATCATCGACCTCGTAAATTATGCAAAAACCCGAAATGTGGATATCATTCTCTGGTACAACTCGGGAGGTCCCCAAAGTGGTTCACATCACAGTCCCATGCATCGACTCTGGCAGCAATCCATTCGTCGGGAAGAAATGCAATGGCTGAATAAAATCGGCGTCAAGGGAATTAAGGTTGATTTTTTTGTGAGTGACAAGCAGGAGATTATCAAATATTATCTCGATATTTTAAAGGATGCAGCAGAATTTCAATTAATGGTTAATTTCCACGGCTGTACGCTGCCCCGTGGCTGGTCCAGAACGTATCCCAATTTAATGACAATGGAAGCCGTCAATGGTGCGGAAAGATATTTGTTTAAACCTTCTTATAAAGATAAAAGTCCTGAACAAAATACAATCCTGCCCTTTACCCGGAATGTGGTTGGCCCTATGGATTTCACGCCTGTCACCTTTTCAGCTGAATCCAGAAAAACCACACAAGCCCATGAACTGGCTCTTTCCGTTATTTTTCAGTCCGGATGGCAGCATTTCCCGGACAAACCGGATGTTTATCAACAGTCACAATGGAACGATTTCCTTCAAAAGGTCTCCAGCGACTGGGATGATGTTCATTATATTGATGGTTATCCTGGTGACTTTGTTTGTCTTGCAAGAAGACACAAGGATGATTGGTATTTTGCTGCAATTAATAGCGGCAGTGAAAAGACGATAAAAATGTCTCTGGACTTTATAAATCCCGGTGAGTATAAAAGTACGTTGTATCATGACGAGTCTGAACACTCTAAAACGATGCAGGTTAGTCCCATAAGGATAAAAACAACCGATATACCGGAAATTCCGGTTGGAGAGAATGGAGGATTTGTTTTTGTCTTGAAGAACAGTTTCAAAAAATGA
- a CDS encoding DUF4861 domain-containing protein, which yields MKWSKNIGMLMSLGIMCFCAGCAKQDSILTRMYPFAFKVMVSNPAELNRFEEPVVISVSDIQEINSQFNPFSFVVLAEQGGTFNKVPSQAVDSKGNGKKDQIQFMVQLSPKAQKTYTIRFSSDTKKEPDYLTRSYAELSVKKGGYFKDNKYIGGSFHSIDSLRVPAQHTDHSFYIRYEGPGWESDLVGYRFYLDWRNAIDIFGKKTTNMVLDQVGQDGFDSYHEMSDWGMDILKVGESLGIGSLGMWHHNRAERLSETDSVICIIQEDGPIYSRIQTCYYGWQIDQDEFDVKSNLSISAGSRMTWHQVDIQGNPVNLCTGLVKHENASMVQQDSSGEWGYLFTFGQQSLSHDHLGMAVVFPNNQFLKFDTDEHNHVVVLKPEKGQLQYGFLAAWEQDQDGFQTKTEFETYLKQVCEQLSNPLIVEIQ from the coding sequence ATGAAATGGTCAAAAAATATAGGGATGTTGATGAGCCTGGGGATAATGTGTTTTTGTGCAGGATGTGCAAAACAGGACAGCATTCTAACTCGTATGTACCCATTTGCTTTTAAAGTGATGGTGAGCAATCCTGCGGAACTGAATCGTTTTGAAGAGCCTGTAGTAATCTCTGTTTCCGATATTCAGGAAATTAATTCACAATTCAATCCTTTTTCATTTGTGGTATTGGCTGAACAGGGTGGTACTTTTAATAAAGTGCCGTCTCAGGCTGTAGATTCAAAAGGAAATGGCAAAAAAGATCAAATTCAATTTATGGTCCAATTGTCACCAAAAGCACAAAAAACATATACGATTCGTTTTTCAAGTGACACAAAAAAAGAACCTGATTATCTGACACGTTCTTATGCTGAACTCTCTGTAAAAAAAGGCGGTTATTTTAAAGACAACAAATATATAGGCGGATCATTCCATTCTATCGATTCCCTTCGAGTTCCGGCGCAGCACACCGATCATTCTTTTTACATTCGTTATGAAGGCCCCGGCTGGGAGTCAGATCTTGTCGGATACCGGTTCTATCTGGATTGGCGGAATGCCATTGACATTTTTGGCAAGAAAACAACGAATATGGTGCTTGATCAGGTGGGGCAGGATGGATTTGACTCCTATCATGAAATGTCTGACTGGGGCATGGATATTCTCAAGGTGGGTGAATCCCTGGGTATCGGTTCTCTGGGTATGTGGCATCATAACCGGGCAGAACGATTGTCTGAAACTGATAGTGTGATTTGCATCATTCAGGAAGATGGCCCGATTTATTCGAGAATTCAGACCTGCTATTATGGATGGCAGATTGATCAGGATGAATTTGATGTGAAATCAAATCTTTCTATTTCTGCCGGCAGTCGGATGACATGGCATCAGGTTGATATTCAGGGCAATCCCGTAAATCTATGCACCGGTCTGGTGAAACATGAAAATGCGAGTATGGTACAACAAGATTCATCCGGCGAGTGGGGGTATTTGTTCACTTTTGGTCAACAAAGTTTATCCCATGATCATCTTGGAATGGCGGTTGTTTTTCCGAACAATCAATTTTTAAAGTTTGATACCGATGAGCACAACCATGTTGTTGTGCTAAAACCGGAAAAGGGCCAGCTGCAATACGGCTTTCTTGCGGCCTGGGAACAGGATCAAGATGGCTTTCAAACAAAAACTGAATTTGAAACGTATTTAAAACAGGTGTGTGAACAGTTGTCAAATCCACTGATTGTTGAAATTCAGTAG
- a CDS encoding glycoside hydrolase family 88 protein, which yields MRLNLIFYFIFLSSLAAGDIPEHSAPIDIAKGVADKIIDTATFEFKDITNGEKFENINGLPLSPDIRLVSKYNNWKYWNGVIHIAMLALEKSTGEKKYSGYVKNTYDFILNEKNLQYFQKQYYAALTGKVDGRPSEAFAALNGNTNGVAFQQFFRLDRLDDCGAMGAALIEMYRQNHDPHVHKTIHRFADYIKNEEFRLEDGTLARIWPRQYTIWADDLYMSVPFMVRYAISMNDTEMLEDAVQQALAYYEYLIRPDVNICYHCYYSDTDENGTASWGRANGWFLLAYIDLLSILPEDHPDRNQLIMNLQHFIKGITRCQSQTGAWHQLLDKSDSYLELSCTAMFTYGIAKAVNQGWVHKDYADVAEQGWKSILSNMTEEYDVNSICVGTGIRPSITYYYNRPAKMNEPHGLGAVILAGIEMTNMEKYKLYRPKIMKKN from the coding sequence ATGCGTTTAAATTTAATTTTTTACTTTATATTTTTATCATCGCTTGCTGCCGGTGATATACCCGAACATTCAGCCCCTATAGATATTGCCAAAGGGGTTGCTGATAAAATTATTGATACAGCAACATTTGAATTCAAAGATATTACGAACGGCGAAAAATTCGAGAACATAAACGGTTTGCCTTTATCACCAGATATTCGTCTTGTCAGTAAATATAATAACTGGAAATACTGGAATGGTGTGATTCATATCGCCATGCTGGCATTGGAGAAAAGTACAGGTGAGAAAAAATATAGCGGTTATGTAAAAAATACATATGATTTTATTCTGAATGAGAAAAATCTGCAATATTTTCAAAAACAGTATTATGCCGCTTTAACCGGCAAAGTTGACGGTAGACCCTCTGAAGCATTTGCAGCTCTAAATGGAAACACAAACGGCGTAGCCTTTCAACAATTCTTCCGCCTGGATCGTCTGGATGATTGCGGCGCTATGGGCGCCGCTTTGATTGAAATGTATCGCCAAAACCATGATCCTCACGTTCATAAAACCATCCACCGTTTTGCGGACTATATCAAAAATGAGGAATTTCGACTGGAGGATGGTACCCTGGCACGTATCTGGCCGAGACAGTATACTATTTGGGCTGATGATCTATATATGAGTGTCCCCTTTATGGTACGATATGCTATCTCTATGAATGATACAGAAATGCTGGAGGATGCGGTCCAGCAGGCTCTTGCCTATTATGAATACCTTATACGTCCCGATGTGAATATCTGCTATCATTGTTATTATTCGGATACTGATGAAAATGGAACTGCAAGCTGGGGGCGGGCCAATGGATGGTTTTTGCTTGCTTATATTGATTTATTGTCAATCCTGCCGGAAGATCACCCGGATCGCAATCAGTTGATTATGAATTTACAGCATTTTATCAAGGGAATTACAAGATGTCAAAGTCAAACAGGCGCCTGGCACCAATTGCTTGATAAATCGGATTCTTATTTGGAACTGTCATGTACGGCAATGTTCACCTATGGCATCGCCAAAGCCGTAAATCAGGGCTGGGTTCATAAAGACTATGCCGATGTCGCTGAACAGGGATGGAAAAGTATATTGTCAAACATGACGGAAGAGTATGATGTCAATTCAATTTGTGTAGGTACGGGTATTCGCCCGTCTATTACCTACTATTACAATCGCCCGGCAAAAATGAATGAACCTCATGGATTAGGTGCTGTTATTCTGGCAGGCATAGAGATGACAAACATGGAAAAATATAAACTCTATCGTCCTAAAATCATGAAAAAGAATTAA
- a CDS encoding sulfatase-like hydrolase/transferase, with protein MMKSNTINLNRRQFMKFATVAGAASFMGTFCQSSTIDRKLSRPNILFCLADDWGWPHAGACGDNVVKTPVFDRIAEEGVLFENAFVSSPSCTPSRNAILTGQQFYRLKEGASLRSTLDVNLPNFMFLLRDHGYEIGRWRKGWGPGDFSKGGYTEYPCGPESSFEDFMTHRDKNKPFCFWFGTSDPHRPYEKGSGQKSGIHINHVHVPEFYPDHEKIRSDIADYYYEVQRWDKDVGKAIRLLEKSGALDNTIVVMTGDHGMPFPRCKANLYDYGTRVPLAFRWGDRIKSGRKVADFASFTDFAPTFLEAAGVEVPEQMTGKSLLPILESESSDKERDFIVFGRERHTPAQKMPSMEGYPARALRTDKWLLILNLEPERWPAGVPTGATHPMNSHSDCDNSPTKSFLIDHKNDPELSRYYQLCFAKRPPVELYDCDTDKDQVNNLAAKPEFAPVLKKLKQKLESYLKSTSDPRFVESQANFDTYPYYADYLKEYLQKHGYEGLD; from the coding sequence ATGATGAAATCTAATACAATCAACCTTAACCGCCGTCAATTCATGAAATTCGCAACGGTTGCGGGCGCTGCTTCATTTATGGGAACCTTTTGTCAATCATCGACTATAGATAGAAAATTATCCAGGCCGAATATATTGTTTTGCCTCGCTGATGATTGGGGTTGGCCTCACGCGGGTGCCTGTGGTGACAATGTTGTCAAAACACCTGTCTTTGACCGTATAGCAGAAGAAGGCGTGCTGTTTGAAAATGCTTTTGTTTCAAGTCCTTCATGTACACCTTCGCGAAACGCGATACTCACGGGGCAACAATTCTATCGCCTCAAAGAAGGAGCAAGCCTACGCAGCACCCTTGATGTTAATTTACCAAACTTTATGTTTCTATTACGTGACCATGGATATGAAATCGGGCGCTGGCGAAAAGGCTGGGGACCCGGTGATTTCAGCAAAGGAGGTTATACAGAATATCCCTGTGGCCCTGAGAGTTCATTTGAAGATTTTATGACCCATCGCGATAAAAACAAGCCCTTCTGTTTTTGGTTCGGCACCAGCGATCCGCATCGCCCTTATGAGAAAGGTAGTGGTCAAAAAAGCGGCATCCATATCAATCATGTGCATGTACCAGAATTTTATCCCGACCATGAAAAAATTCGCAGTGATATTGCAGATTATTATTATGAAGTCCAGAGATGGGATAAAGATGTCGGTAAAGCCATTAGACTTTTAGAAAAATCGGGTGCATTGGATAATACTATTGTTGTTATGACGGGTGATCATGGTATGCCCTTTCCACGCTGCAAAGCCAATCTTTATGATTATGGCACACGCGTACCCCTGGCATTTCGATGGGGTGATCGAATTAAATCCGGTCGCAAAGTTGCTGATTTTGCATCGTTTACCGATTTTGCCCCCACGTTTCTTGAAGCTGCAGGAGTTGAGGTCCCGGAACAAATGACCGGTAAATCTCTGCTTCCAATACTTGAATCTGAAAGCAGCGATAAAGAACGTGACTTTATCGTCTTTGGTCGGGAACGTCACACGCCAGCCCAGAAAATGCCTTCCATGGAAGGTTACCCGGCGCGAGCACTTCGCACGGACAAATGGTTGCTAATCCTTAACCTGGAGCCCGAACGATGGCCGGCCGGTGTTCCCACAGGCGCGACGCATCCGATGAATAGTCACTCGGATTGTGACAACAGCCCGACGAAATCATTTCTTATTGATCACAAGAACGATCCTGAATTGTCTCGATACTATCAACTCTGCTTTGCCAAACGTCCGCCTGTGGAATTGTATGATTGTGATACCGATAAAGATCAGGTGAATAATCTTGCTGCGAAACCAGAATTCGCTCCGGTCCTCAAAAAACTCAAACAAAAACTTGAATCCTATTTAAAGTCCACATCGGATCCACGGTTTGTTGAATCCCAGGCAAATTTTGATACCTATCCATATTATGCCGACTATTTAAAAGAATACCTGCAAAAGCATGGCTATGAAGGATTGGATTAA
- a CDS encoding arylsulfatase: MSISRRRFIQSTTSLFGMAAAGAWLTSCQKKISKPNILLIMADDMGFSDLGCYGSEIKTPHIDRLAREGLRFTQFYNAARCCPTRASLLTGLYPHQVGMGGMVVRKPDESYTGAYQGYLNNECVTLAEALKPVGYTTLMSGKWHVGEFRPVWPVDRGFDRYWGLISGAANYYNVTRTKNHQPIRTMARDNEEIPLPTENFYMTDAITENAIEMLKENSDKPFFQYVAYTAPHWPLHALPEDIEKYKGKYMEGWDALRKKRYQKMVELGIIRKEWGLSPKDEGAIDWENVPDHELMDLKMAIYAAQIDRMDQGVGKILQTLQEQGRLDNTIVLFLSDNGACSEYGPLGHDFWENGVLPGGEESYQSYGRSWSNASNTPFRLHKHWVHEGGIATPLIVRWPQMIPKGGKMTHQPGHIIDIMATLIDIAGVEYPSNNNGNTVQPLRGKSLLPVLRGKVREPHSYLFWEHEENKAVRHGKWKLVAESGKEWELYDIESDRSEMDDLAAEHPEIVKEMNIAWEQWANKVGVK, from the coding sequence ATGTCTATTTCAAGAAGAAGGTTTATCCAGTCAACAACATCCTTGTTTGGTATGGCTGCAGCAGGTGCCTGGTTGACAAGTTGTCAAAAGAAAATTTCAAAACCCAATATACTGCTGATTATGGCTGATGATATGGGGTTTTCTGACCTGGGGTGCTACGGATCTGAGATAAAGACACCTCATATTGACCGACTGGCTCGGGAGGGCTTGAGATTCACACAATTTTATAATGCAGCGAGATGTTGCCCGACCCGTGCCTCTCTGTTGACAGGATTATATCCTCATCAAGTCGGAATGGGCGGTATGGTCGTTCGAAAACCGGATGAGAGCTATACAGGTGCTTATCAGGGATATTTAAATAATGAATGCGTAACTCTGGCTGAAGCATTGAAACCTGTCGGATACACCACACTTATGTCAGGAAAATGGCACGTTGGTGAATTTAGACCTGTCTGGCCGGTTGATCGCGGTTTTGACCGGTATTGGGGACTGATCAGTGGTGCGGCAAACTATTACAACGTTACCCGCACTAAAAATCATCAACCGATACGAACAATGGCACGGGATAACGAAGAAATTCCACTCCCGACTGAGAACTTTTACATGACCGATGCTATTACTGAAAATGCAATAGAGATGTTGAAAGAGAATAGCGATAAACCCTTTTTTCAATATGTTGCATATACAGCACCGCATTGGCCTCTACATGCTTTGCCCGAGGATATAGAGAAATATAAAGGCAAGTATATGGAGGGATGGGATGCTTTGAGAAAAAAACGTTATCAAAAAATGGTCGAACTGGGTATCATCCGCAAAGAATGGGGCTTGTCTCCAAAAGATGAGGGTGCAATAGATTGGGAAAATGTTCCAGATCACGAATTAATGGATTTAAAAATGGCCATATATGCGGCTCAAATTGACCGTATGGATCAGGGGGTCGGAAAGATACTCCAAACGCTCCAGGAACAAGGTCGTCTGGATAATACAATTGTACTTTTTCTTTCTGATAATGGCGCTTGCTCCGAGTATGGACCGCTTGGACATGATTTTTGGGAAAACGGTGTGTTGCCTGGCGGTGAAGAATCCTATCAGAGTTATGGGAGATCATGGTCAAACGCCTCCAATACGCCATTCAGGCTGCATAAACATTGGGTTCATGAAGGCGGTATTGCCACACCACTGATTGTGCGTTGGCCCCAAATGATTCCAAAGGGCGGTAAGATGACCCATCAACCCGGTCATATTATTGATATCATGGCAACCTTGATTGATATTGCAGGAGTAGAATATCCGTCCAATAATAATGGGAATACTGTACAACCACTACGAGGAAAGTCTTTACTGCCCGTTTTAAGAGGCAAAGTCAGGGAACCCCATTCCTATTTGTTCTGGGAACATGAAGAAAACAAGGCTGTTCGTCACGGAAAGTGGAAATTGGTCGCTGAATCCGGCAAAGAATGGGAGTTGTATGACATAGAAAGCGATCGATCAGAAATGGATGATTTAGCCGCGGAACATCCGGAAATTGTCAAGGAAATGAATATTGCCTGGGAACAATGGGCAAACAAGGTTGGAGTGAAATAG
- a CDS encoding glycoside hydrolase family 3 N-terminal domain-containing protein, with protein sequence MTVLKYFDFIILVCCLFAMISADSSANTNSKAIDRNQNGVIDEYEDPSATIEKRVNDLLSRMTLAEKVGQMQQLWQLDLMNESCMFSKEKAIELVDRQGIGSFLRVPCQLTPQDQASVISKIQKIAFDSRLGIPVLFGQNACYGYADMYGASVFPGGIAMACTWRPELLFETAKATAYECSAVGVYWNYAPILGIARDPRWGRIGETLGEDPVLASVMAYHQIRGYQAPSFDHHHTIMATPKHYAANSVPKGGINHGGVDMSDKALREVFLPPFRAAAFADAGSFMAAHNEINGIPCHCNSALLTDILRGEFGFNGVMISDYSDVERIFSVFNLASSVQEAGKLALEAGIDVDMVGSWEGEPAFGQSFIRDVNSGKVSDVDVNRAAGNLLRMKFKLGLFDRSLNIDPVKAKKQVAESQTQHRQLALRAARESMVLLKNRNATLPLNIENLQSIAVLGPNADSRNALFAMKYNNPETPMPTVLAGIRKKIKNNAEIYFEKGCNSLDSSRADFEAAFQAAQQSDVAIIVVGETAVTDETVQEVADMKASVGEEVDRARLGLPGIQQKFVEYIHKTGTPLVVVLLNGRPLAIEWIAEHADAIIEAWGPGEEGGNAVADVLFGDYNPGGKLTVTFPRTAGQLPVHYNHLRFRKPKHDYVETQKSPLYVFGHGLSYTTFNYSNLIMSKNIDASKPLTCQFKLKNTGKYRGDEVMQVYLKDKIASIARPVKELKAFKRVTLEPGEEVTLSISIPVEMLAFYDINHAYVIEPGEFEFMIGSSSEDIRLKQSFFIEGKKRKVDYSKTYFPKVKVNHTTKANFHENK encoded by the coding sequence ATGACGGTTTTGAAATACTTTGATTTTATTATACTCGTATGCTGTCTGTTTGCAATGATATCTGCAGACAGCTCTGCGAATACGAACTCTAAGGCTATTGACCGGAATCAGAATGGTGTAATAGATGAATATGAGGATCCAAGCGCCACAATCGAGAAACGGGTGAATGATCTGCTTTCCCGGATGACCCTTGCTGAAAAAGTCGGACAAATGCAGCAATTGTGGCAGCTTGATTTAATGAACGAGTCCTGCATGTTCTCAAAGGAAAAGGCCATAGAGTTGGTCGATCGCCAAGGTATCGGATCTTTCCTGAGAGTGCCATGTCAGTTAACACCTCAGGATCAAGCCAGTGTGATATCAAAAATTCAAAAAATTGCCTTTGATTCGCGTCTGGGTATCCCGGTTCTTTTTGGACAAAATGCCTGCTATGGATATGCGGATATGTATGGCGCCTCTGTCTTTCCCGGTGGAATTGCCATGGCTTGCACCTGGCGACCTGAACTGTTGTTTGAGACGGCAAAAGCAACAGCTTATGAATGCAGCGCCGTTGGTGTATACTGGAATTATGCGCCGATTCTGGGTATCGCACGGGATCCGAGATGGGGGCGGATTGGAGAGACTTTGGGTGAAGATCCTGTGCTGGCTTCTGTGATGGCATATCATCAAATCCGTGGATACCAGGCGCCCTCTTTTGATCATCACCACACAATTATGGCAACACCCAAGCATTATGCTGCGAATAGTGTTCCTAAAGGGGGAATCAATCATGGCGGAGTTGACATGTCTGACAAAGCATTAAGGGAAGTATTTTTACCCCCTTTTCGTGCTGCTGCATTTGCCGACGCCGGCTCCTTTATGGCTGCACATAATGAGATCAATGGCATCCCCTGTCATTGTAATTCAGCCCTTTTGACGGATATTTTACGCGGGGAGTTTGGATTCAATGGTGTTATGATCTCGGATTATTCAGATGTGGAACGTATTTTCAGTGTGTTTAATTTAGCGTCTTCGGTTCAAGAAGCAGGTAAACTTGCTCTGGAAGCAGGTATTGATGTGGATATGGTGGGCAGTTGGGAAGGGGAACCGGCTTTTGGTCAATCCTTTATTCGAGATGTTAATTCGGGCAAGGTGAGTGACGTGGATGTCAATCGTGCTGCCGGAAATCTGTTGCGGATGAAATTCAAATTGGGACTTTTTGACAGGTCTTTGAATATAGATCCTGTAAAAGCAAAGAAACAAGTGGCGGAAAGCCAAACGCAGCATCGGCAATTGGCGCTTCGGGCAGCCAGGGAAAGTATGGTTCTGTTAAAAAACAGGAACGCCACCCTACCATTGAATATTGAAAATCTGCAATCAATTGCCGTGCTGGGACCCAATGCCGACAGCAGAAATGCGTTGTTTGCCATGAAATACAACAATCCTGAAACGCCGATGCCGACCGTGTTGGCCGGGATTCGTAAGAAGATAAAAAATAACGCTGAGATTTATTTTGAAAAAGGCTGCAACAGTTTGGATTCGTCACGGGCAGATTTTGAGGCGGCTTTTCAAGCGGCGCAGCAGTCAGATGTAGCGATAATTGTGGTGGGCGAGACTGCTGTCACTGATGAAACCGTTCAGGAAGTGGCTGATATGAAAGCCAGTGTCGGGGAGGAAGTGGATCGTGCTCGATTGGGACTGCCGGGTATTCAGCAGAAATTCGTCGAGTACATCCATAAAACCGGGACTCCCCTTGTGGTGGTATTGCTCAACGGACGTCCCCTGGCTATTGAATGGATTGCAGAGCATGCCGATGCCATCATCGAAGCATGGGGCCCGGGCGAGGAGGGCGGCAATGCGGTTGCAGATGTACTTTTTGGCGATTACAATCCGGGTGGAAAGCTGACTGTAACCTTTCCTCGGACAGCAGGACAATTACCGGTGCATTACAATCATCTGCGCTTTCGTAAACCAAAACATGACTATGTTGAAACCCAAAAATCACCACTCTATGTATTCGGGCATGGTTTGAGTTACACAACCTTTAATTACAGCAATTTGATAATGTCAAAAAATATAGACGCTTCAAAACCTTTAACATGTCAGTTCAAACTGAAAAATACCGGAAAATATAGGGGAGATGAAGTGATGCAGGTTTATTTGAAGGACAAAATTGCAAGTATTGCCAGACCTGTCAAAGAATTAAAAGCGTTCAAGCGCGTAACTCTGGAACCAGGGGAAGAAGTCACTTTGTCCATTTCAATCCCTGTTGAAATGCTTGCCTTTTATGATATCAATCATGCTTATGTGATTGAGCCGGGTGAATTTGAATTCATGATTGGGAGCTCATCGGAAGATATCCGCTTAAAACAATCTTTTTTTATCGAGGGCAAGAAAAGAAAAGTTGACTATTCAAAAACATATTTCCCCAAAGTCAAAGTCAATCATACAACTAAAGCCAATTTTCATGAAAATAAATAA